From one Simplicispira suum genomic stretch:
- a CDS encoding alanyl-tRNA editing protein: protein MTEELFRTDARLAMCSAQVLAITPQGIVLDRTVFYPLGGGQAGDAGVLLLEDGGAIAISDTRKEKNDTGTPTGRIVHMAAPGQEALLARLQAGDGVAARIDWERRHRMMRLHSATHLLCHLVPQLVNGCSITPDYARMDFAMTDPLDKDVLTQGLAALVAAAHPFAVESISDEDLDANPQLVKSMSVQPPRGTGRIRTIRIGGVGGTALIDLQPCGGTHVGNSAEIGAIAVTKIEKKSATTRRVVLGFAE from the coding sequence ATGACCGAAGAACTCTTTCGTACGGATGCCCGCCTGGCCATGTGCAGCGCACAGGTGCTCGCCATCACGCCACAAGGCATTGTGCTGGACCGCACCGTGTTCTACCCGCTGGGCGGTGGCCAGGCGGGCGATGCCGGCGTGCTGCTGCTCGAAGACGGCGGCGCAATCGCCATTTCCGACACCCGCAAGGAAAAGAACGACACCGGCACGCCCACCGGCCGCATCGTGCACATGGCGGCGCCCGGGCAGGAGGCGTTGCTGGCACGGCTGCAGGCGGGCGACGGCGTGGCCGCGCGCATCGACTGGGAGCGGCGTCACCGCATGATGCGGCTGCACAGCGCCACGCACCTGCTGTGCCACCTGGTGCCACAACTGGTCAACGGCTGCTCGATCACGCCCGACTACGCGCGCATGGACTTCGCCATGACCGATCCGCTCGACAAGGATGTGTTGACGCAGGGTCTGGCTGCCCTGGTGGCCGCCGCCCATCCTTTTGCCGTGGAGTCGATCAGCGACGAGGATCTGGACGCCAACCCACAACTCGTGAAAAGCATGAGCGTGCAGCCTCCGCGCGGCACCGGTCGCATCCGCACCATCCGCATTGGCGGTGTGGGCGGCACCGCCCTGATCGACCTCCAGCCCTGCGGCGGCACGCATGTCGGCAACAGCGCAGAGATCGGCGCCATCGCAGTCACAAAAATCGAGAAGAAGAGCGCCACCACCCGCAGGGTGGTGCTCGGCTTTGCCGAGTGA
- a CDS encoding rhodanese-like domain-containing protein — MHPTPTPAPTFFPREEQGYAGDVTPEQAWQWVSAGDAVLIDVRSDAERAWVGEVPGALAVVWKQWPGMLLNPDFDEQMRAAAGSGQRVVLLCRSGVRSIAAAQRATQLGIEAWNVLEGFEGDPDAKAQRNHTGGWRARGLPWRQT; from the coding sequence CTGCACCCCACGCCAACGCCCGCTCCCACGTTCTTTCCGCGTGAAGAGCAGGGCTACGCCGGCGATGTGACGCCCGAACAGGCCTGGCAATGGGTCAGTGCGGGCGATGCAGTGCTGATCGACGTGCGCAGCGATGCCGAGCGCGCCTGGGTGGGCGAAGTGCCTGGTGCGCTCGCCGTGGTGTGGAAACAGTGGCCCGGCATGCTGCTGAACCCGGACTTCGATGAGCAAATGCGTGCCGCCGCCGGTTCAGGCCAGCGCGTTGTGCTGTTGTGTCGCAGCGGCGTGCGCTCCATTGCCGCAGCCCAGCGGGCCACGCAGCTGGGCATCGAAGCCTGGAACGTGCTCGAAGGTTTCGAGGGCGATCCGGATGCAAAGGCGCAGCGCAACCACACCGGCGGGTGGCGCGCGCGCGGTCTGCCATGGCGGCAGACCTGA
- the lysM gene encoding peptidoglycan-binding protein LysM, producing the protein MGLFSFIKEAGEKLFGGKEVEAAATQAAADPKAKPSLDALNDKAARAIENYIATQKLGVEGVRVEYDGATGTVNVSGQAPTQEALEKVTLCCGNVASVKQVNNLMAVSSPEPEAQYHDVVRGDTLSAIAKKYYGDANKYPKIFEANKPMLSHPDKIYPGQKLRIPAL; encoded by the coding sequence ATGGGTCTTTTCAGTTTTATCAAGGAAGCCGGAGAAAAGTTGTTTGGCGGCAAGGAAGTCGAAGCGGCTGCCACGCAGGCAGCCGCCGATCCCAAAGCGAAACCCTCTCTCGATGCGCTCAACGACAAGGCCGCCCGCGCCATTGAAAACTACATTGCCACCCAAAAGCTCGGCGTGGAAGGCGTGCGCGTGGAATACGACGGCGCCACCGGCACAGTCAATGTGAGCGGACAGGCGCCGACTCAGGAGGCTTTGGAAAAAGTCACCTTGTGTTGCGGCAACGTCGCCAGCGTCAAGCAGGTGAACAACCTGATGGCGGTTTCCAGCCCTGAGCCCGAAGCGCAATACCACGACGTGGTGCGCGGCGACACGCTCTCCGCGATTGCCAAGAAGTACTACGGCGACGCCAACAAGTACCCGAAAATCTTTGAAGCCAACAAGCCCATGCTGAGCCACCCAGACAAGATCTATCCGGGTCAGAAGCTGCGCATTCCGGCACTGTAA